Proteins encoded together in one Oceanobacillus iheyensis HTE831 window:
- a CDS encoding anti-sigma factor, translating into MKEWNKDMEKKILKKYRFTLQFRVLRIILAVIFIYILYMTVINIAADRLHITNKNMYFSMLALEWTTPNSTGSVTNQSEMTIFGTNKITYPISKRIGTEQQFIGEAEVHKTFMSYFSSINYSQINSEELSPFDFYLPEDPNTNKPVTGTNNENVWNSLEQLPEGTVGELAFSTDEYMSPEELQSKLQDIDIKLLWMPLYTGEFITYEPESWSTSNKQVAITDRLGLTPGIEHSKDYLLSTRNDELSDVEQSQNIMLKNMEDLLDQSESYYTNFLDLKHLQTQYQYIIDEGFVTYGAVVTGPVKELERLEDLPFIQNEELGEVELWNWDK; encoded by the coding sequence TTATATATTGTATATGACGGTAATTAACATCGCTGCTGACCGATTACATATTACAAATAAGAATATGTACTTTTCCATGTTAGCGTTAGAATGGACTACTCCTAATTCAACCGGGTCTGTAACTAATCAATCAGAAATGACTATATTTGGAACAAATAAAATAACTTACCCTATCAGCAAACGTATAGGAACAGAACAACAATTTATCGGAGAAGCAGAGGTCCATAAAACATTTATGAGTTATTTTTCTTCTATTAACTATTCACAAATTAATTCAGAGGAATTATCACCATTTGATTTTTATTTACCGGAAGACCCGAATACAAATAAACCTGTAACTGGAACTAATAATGAGAACGTATGGAATTCATTAGAACAATTACCAGAAGGAACTGTAGGCGAGCTCGCTTTTTCTACAGATGAATACATGAGCCCTGAAGAATTGCAATCAAAATTACAAGATATCGATATAAAACTTCTATGGATGCCGCTTTATACTGGAGAATTTATAACATATGAACCTGAAAGTTGGTCCACTAGCAATAAACAAGTTGCTATTACAGACCGATTGGGGTTAACCCCAGGAATAGAACATAGCAAAGATTACTTATTATCAACTAGAAATGATGAGCTATCCGATGTAGAACAGAGTCAAAACATCATGTTAAAAAATATGGAAGACCTTCTCGATCAGTCAGAGAGTTACTATACTAATTTTCTTGACTTAAAACATTTACAAACACAATATCAATACATCATAGATGAAGGGTTTGTCACTTACGGTGCAGTTGTCACAGGTCCAGTAAAAGAATTAGAAAGACTTGAGGACTTACCTTTTATTCAGAATGAAGAATTGGGAGAGGTAGAATTATGGAATTGGGATAAGTGA